A segment of the Ipomoea triloba cultivar NCNSP0323 chromosome 1, ASM357664v1 genome:
aaaaaataaaaaaatcaaagggTTCTAACTCACCCTCACAGACCCGTCCCAATGGTAAGAGACGTGTTGGGAAAAGAATCATCATAGGTCAAGACAATTCAAAAGTAAGACTCAATAGACAATAGCCAATGGAGTAGTACTAACACCCACCCTACCACCCCATATGCAAAATGACAagtgtataattgtatattcaaggataaaaatttatttcacATGTATTGATTCTATTGGTAGAAGAAATTTTTTACATTATCATGCATgttaaattaaatatcaaaatttatcaCATAACCACAAatctgcatatatataattaaccaAACAAATGCACATTGATATGCATTATCTAGAATCAAACAAAACaactatttaaaataaacaatagaatatgaaacaaaaattaaccaaacaagtagttataaacaaaaaaaaacaaaaaaaaaacttgaaaaatatgCATAGATTTTAATAATGACAAATTATCTTGTTATAGCATATATGGCGTATATATGTATGGTTCTAGATAGAGAAACTAGTAAGTATGTTAAATGGGGTTTAAACGTGAGCCAACAATATAGAGAAAACATAGTTTGAAATATATGAGAGAATTGGAGAATTTGAGAGGATAAAAGAAGTTTATAGCTTAGTGGGATGGGGAGCCCGGGAATTTGGGATGCAAGCTAGCTAAGtaattctaaatttctaatcaATCAGTTAGAAGTAATTTGGTTGGTTTACATCCTTATAGTTATTATTTGTCAATTATAGTTATAAGGCAAGATTTATTCAATACATATTCACATATTATGAGTTATGACTATGAATTTTTCTGGTcgttaagagaaaaaaaaaaaaagtaattgtaGTCAACGTACATGGACATTGACTAAATAGACTGTGGTATATGCTATACAATACAATTTTCAAAACCAAACCGCGTGACAGTGACGATTAATATTTACCCACTAGCAGGTTAGCCGCCCATGCGTTGCATGCAGCTTTTTATAATccacaatatattatatatccaaAAAAATCACAGAATGATATTTACTTCACTTTAAAATGTTATTCTTCTTTAGTTGGTTACGACAGAACCTTCGTAGGAACCAACCACGTAGTAACGTTGAAACACAACAGTTTACATGTGCGCAATTAGTTGCAGTAAAATATTAGTAATTTAACATTAAAACCTCATTATTAGTCATTATAAAAACCTTATCTTCTGCTAGCTGGCTAGTCTaagcttatatatataaaccttatTTTCTACAACTACTCTCGATATATCTTCGCCAAGACCAACCCGTGATAACTACCAAGTTCATAGTTTTTCACGACTTCTTACAGATTGAACAACGACGTACTCTCCTTTAAGGGTCAATGGCAATGTCAACTCTCttgccttcttcttcttcgagcGCTGTTTACTATAATAATAAGCACTGTCTTAGGTCTCATAATCTCTCTTTACATTCTAATCTTACCTTCACGATCTCGAAACAGTTAAGTTTGCCGGTTCTTGGGATCAGCAATGCCAAATCTAAGaggtaatataatattcttgttgttgtttttcCTATGATTACTAATCTAAACTGGATCGAGACCTTTGTTTTGCGATTCTTTTCGAGCTTCAATCGATTTTCTCATAGATCATTTGtgttttaggaattatattgtCTGCAATAACGGTGATCAACCTGGAGTTCCATCGCCGTCTGGCCCTCCATCTTCGAATTCTTTGTAAGTTCGTGCATATTTactctaaaatatatatatctgaaATAATAtgagtaaattaattaaagtttaattgaaaattaatcATGGCAGGAAAGGTTGGATTGTGGGGATTATTCTAAGCATCATTCTACCCTCCTTTCGTGGTAAATTGGGGCCTTGGATGCAACTAAAAAGTAAGAACACTTGAATTgactaaatatttttattatgtatttttatttatatatatagcaatgtaattttatttaattttgttgtttgaATGTATGTATAGATACGGTAGACAGTCTAGTTGAAACGGTGGAAGAAATAGCAGACGGCATAGAGAAGGTGGCGGAGGTGGTAGACAAAGCGGTGGAGGAGATCGTGGATGATCTTCCTGAAGGGAAACTCAAAGATGCTGCCAAGTTTGTGGAAAATATGGCTGAAAAAATCGATAAGAGTGCTGAAACATTGGGAGATATGATTGATAAGGTTTGCCCTAATTTTCCCCTTCTTgcaattcaaattcaaaattattaattaattattttctcgTGTCAATGTCAAATGCTCAAATTGCTTGAAAAACAATCCACCATTAATGCCTGCCTTGGATCTGACTTTCCAGTTTCCACATATATTACAATAAATAATGGTCAAGTTGCTCAAATTAACCTAAAGTCAAATATTGTGCACTCAACTCGGAGCAACTCAAACCAAGTTGGTCAAGCTATATATTAACTTGTTAACTACaatattacaagtttgactcatAGCGAAGCTGTACAACCTATTGACCTTCTAATTTACATCCTTGTGTTTCTATGTATACTAAAGTCACAAGACAAGGTTTTACCCACTATACACCATGAGTAATATGGTTGCGGGTTTTCCttgttactaaaaaaaaaatattgtacacTACTCGTACACATAATTGACTTATTAAAGAgccaaattaataataaaaaaaccttaattaaatattaattggtcttaattaatttatatgcaGGCTCAAGAAATAGAAGATAAAGTGGAGGAAAAGTTGGAGTCCATTGCCAAATTAAAGAAGGATGAAGCAACTAAATCTATGGAGGATAAAGTTGTGGAAAGACTGGAGCCCATTGCTGTATTAGACAGGGTTGAAGCATCTAAGCCTGCGGAAGTAGCAGCATAAACATGCAATGAAATCGATCCGATCCGATccatgtattatattattaatttgcaATTAATTGTTCCTGTTGATCTGTATGCAACCCCAGGCAAACAAGTATTCTTTTCTGATCTTCTAAAAAGAATCATTAAATTCGCTAATAattcttatgtttttttgtCGAGTAAGGCCGGGTTGTTGGATCGATTCCCTGATATATTCTTTTTACGCATGCATCTTGATTCCCAGTTTCTTGTCACGtaattaaattaacaataaggTTTTGCAGATGGAATgaaagtgatatatatatatatatttattacgaGTAATTAATAATATGCCCTCAGCTCATCAGTCACAAACAGGCAGTGGGGCTTACTCATTGTACATTTTGTCTTTTCGTCATTTTCAGTTTTCACGAGTACTTGCGTAATGAAAGTAAAGCTGACCTGGGCTATACCCATCATATCATCATGCATGTCTGCACATGCACCTGTCTACTCTTATTCTTGGAATTAATCATGGAGGGAAAATGCAGCATATGaaacattattatattgctTGCTGGTCTTTAGTCATCTGTTCGTAGCTCTgtacacatttttttatattattaatttatggatgtattataataaaatacgaTTGTACAGGCCGCTttaatgtaatataaatattacgtTGATGAGATATTGAGCTAACGAAAAGTTCGAAAGATAGATAAGTTTGAAGAAGCCAAGGGTGATGAGGTGTGGAGTGTGCACAATACAAGCTAAGTCCCCTTTAGGCCGGGAGTAGCTCATGCACAATGCGAGGTTGTGTCATGCAAGTGTGATCCTTCTAGTAGTGTGCAACATAGATAGATGGAGTACGGTCAATATCACTTTGTAAGAGTACAATTGAGGCTATCACATTTACGATATTGGCGGGGTGTGCTATATGATACGAaatctaattatatattttggtaGTTTATTAAAAGGATGGAGTCCTTTGGAGAAAGAATGAAACCCTATTCTAAGTTGAAATTATAGACCATTATAATCTTGCAATTATCCATCAATGTTTTGTACTATATACATACCAatttaatcttataatcaaaagTTATACATACAAGACCAAAAATGTACGTACCTTGCTACAAAGCACGAATACAagtctcatttatttatttatttattatagtcCGTTTCAACATGTTCTCACATCTTTACCCCTAGCTAAAATTTTGCAGTGGGTTTCGAACTTAGAAACCatcaaatataaattaaagctaCTAGATCATATAGTCAAATAAGTGAATTACAATAGGAATGCTTGACAATCCCGGATGAACAGAACACACACGAGGGTCACATGTTCGTTTATTTTAATCatgtaattaattacatttttttgggtGCATAACTTCCAGCAatcatatgtaatatatatatatatgtaatgagTTGGTACATCTGTGCTCACCgaataatataaaattcattattttttttaaaaaaatcaaattaatccaAATTCATGTGACTGGTACTTTGTGTCAATAATAGAGCTTCTTCTACAAGAGATATTTTCGTCgtttaacacataatatatgaGTAACAATTGTGTGACACCGTCTCACGGGTTTCAATTCGTGAGACAGTCTTACACAAGTTAttctcataatatatatataaatgtgctATTCAACcattagtttaaatttttagtcgAGATGGaatacatgcttcaatttggtattaaaGTCAATCTCAT
Coding sequences within it:
- the LOC116020796 gene encoding uncharacterized protein LOC116020796, with the translated sequence MAMSTLLPSSSSSAVYYNNKHCLRSHNLSLHSNLTFTISKQLSLPVLGISNAKSKRNYIVCNNGDQPGVPSPSGPPSSNSLKGWIVGIILSIILPSFRGKLGPWMQLKNTVDSLVETVEEIADGIEKVAEVVDKAVEEIVDDLPEGKLKDAAKFVENMAEKIDKSAETLGDMIDKAQEIEDKVEEKLESIAKLKKDEATKSMEDKVVERLEPIAVLDRVEASKPAEVAA